GACCAAGAAAAAACAGCGCAGCACCCGGGGAGCGAAGCTCCATCAGATGGCTTTTGCCAATCTGGGACGAAACAAGAAAAAGACGGTGCTGGTGGTGGTGTCTCTGGCACTGTCGGTGACACTGTTCAATGCGCTGTGTGCCTTTGTGGGCGGCTTCAGCATGGAGAAGTATGTATCCTCCATGACCTGCGCCGATTTTATCGTCAGCACGCCCGACTATTTCCGTTTCACCGAAGCAGATGAATTCATCACGCCAGAACAGATCGAGGAGATCGCAGCAAACACAAAGGCCAGTCTTTCCGGCACGGGATATGCTGTGCGAAAAACCGCATACCTGTGGATGACGGAGGATGCTCTGCGGCAGAACTATGCAAGGTACGAAAACACCGAGCAGTTGGACAGCCATATGAGCCGCATGGAGCACCGGGGCAATATGGTGATGGGAGATACCAGAATCGAGGCTCTGGATAACAGTCTGTTTGACAAGCTGCAAGTGTTCGACGGAGATATTTCTCCTATGCTGAAGCCAAACAATAACGCCATTGCCATTGCGGTTTCCTTAGATGACTACGGTAATCTGCCCAATCCTGAATACTACCCCAAGGTGGGAGACACGATTACCGCTACCTATGCGGATGATGTGAAATATATCGACAGCCGCACCGGAAAACTCTGCACCGAAGATACACCGGAGGAGTACCTTCAGGCAAAATTGTATGGAGCCAGAGATGTAGAATACACGGTCTGCGCCTTGGTAGAACTTCCGTATTCCATGAGTTATCGTTATGGTGGTGCTGGCTATGATGCAGTTTTGTCTGTGGACACCGCACAGAGGGACAGCGGTGGTGCAGCCATTCCGATGCTCTACCTGTTCGACACAGCGGACGAAGCTGACGAGGCCGAAGCAGAGCAATATCTATCGAAGCTCACTGCC
The sequence above is a segment of the Butyricicoccus intestinisimiae genome. Coding sequences within it:
- a CDS encoding ABC transporter permease produces the protein MVAISAFLLLVIFTGYLIIYNIFQISVAGDIRFYGLLKTIGTTPRQLKRIIRQQALLLCLIGIPAGLLLGYGIGAVLVPVVLRSTQLDAGITTISTSPVIFLGSMLFALLTVLLSCSKPGKMAARVSPVEAAKYTDAMQTKKKQRSTRGAKLHQMAFANLGRNKKKTVLVVVSLALSVTLFNALCAFVGGFSMEKYVSSMTCADFIVSTPDYFRFTEADEFITPEQIEEIAANTKASLSGTGYAVRKTAYLWMTEDALRQNYARYENTEQLDSHMSRMEHRGNMVMGDTRIEALDNSLFDKLQVFDGDISPMLKPNNNAIAIAVSLDDYGNLPNPEYYPKVGDTITATYADDVKYIDSRTGKLCTEDTPEEYLQAKLYGARDVEYTVCALVELPYSMSYRYGGAGYDAVLSVDTAQRDSGGAAIPMLYLFDTADEADEAEAEQYLSKLTAGEFSPLMYESKATARSEFAQFRQMFLLIGGILCAIIGLVGLLNFFNAMMTGILSRRREFAVLQAVGMTNRQLKTMLIYEGLFYAMSSVAAAFILSLAVGPLAGKMLGSMFWFFEYRFTVLPVLLTIPVFLLLGWLIPCMMYDNAAKCSVVEQLRDAQ